One window of Streptomyces sp. NBC_00273 genomic DNA carries:
- a CDS encoding PadR family transcriptional regulator, which produces MDDLTEMLKGTLEGCVLEIIDREETYGYAITRQLNELGFTDVIEGTVYTILLRLERNGLVQVTKRPSGVGPPRKFYALNDAGREELAKFWAKWQYVSSRIDKLKEGGR; this is translated from the coding sequence ATGGACGACCTGACGGAGATGCTGAAGGGCACGCTCGAAGGGTGCGTGCTCGAGATCATCGACCGCGAGGAGACCTACGGGTACGCCATCACCCGTCAGCTGAACGAGCTGGGCTTCACCGACGTCATCGAGGGGACGGTGTACACCATCTTGCTGCGACTGGAGAGGAACGGACTCGTCCAGGTGACGAAGCGACCATCCGGGGTCGGTCCCCCGCGCAAGTTCTACGCGCTCAACGACGCGGGCCGCGAGGAGCTCGCGAAGTTCTGGGCGAAATGGCAGTACGTCTCATCACGCATCGACAAGCTCAAGGAGGGCGGGCGATGA
- a CDS encoding DUF1048 domain-containing protein, whose amino-acid sequence MNFWETITGSDLTREWKAFEARAAALPVDYRAAWEQIKVDLLPHGGFTGRNLMPILDAALGLHEETAADGQSVQEVLGDDIRGFCTALAGGEGARTYRDRWREQLNRNVARKLSRLGG is encoded by the coding sequence ATGAACTTCTGGGAGACCATCACAGGCAGCGATCTCACCAGGGAATGGAAGGCGTTCGAAGCCCGGGCCGCCGCCCTGCCGGTTGACTACCGGGCTGCGTGGGAACAGATCAAGGTCGATCTCCTCCCCCACGGGGGCTTCACCGGCCGCAACCTGATGCCGATCCTCGACGCCGCCCTGGGACTGCACGAAGAAACGGCGGCGGACGGGCAGAGCGTCCAGGAGGTGCTCGGCGATGACATCCGGGGCTTCTGCACGGCACTGGCCGGCGGCGAAGGGGCCCGAACCTATCGCGACCGCTGGCGCGAGCAGTTGAACAGGAACGTCGCCAGGAAATTGAGCAGGCTGGGAGGCTGA
- a CDS encoding MerR family transcriptional regulator, producing MITIGQLAGYIGVSIKTVRVYHDKGLLPEPDRDASGYRRYGANDAVELIKIRTLAEAGVPLARIRDLRAASDEEFRQALGEIDDELGARIRSLQETQGRLHRLAAGRLVPLPGEVVAHLEDLARWGFTPRWVDLQRDLWILVFATHPDRAITLFHDQAQILADPALRQLFLGYDHAHDLDADDPRLDDLARRIAEANRERYGPDERPGLDTGSEIPALIQGRVNASSPAWERLDSLIRAQLNA from the coding sequence GTGATCACCATCGGACAGCTGGCCGGCTACATCGGAGTGTCGATCAAGACCGTCCGCGTCTACCACGACAAGGGGTTGCTCCCCGAACCCGACCGCGACGCGTCCGGCTACCGGCGGTACGGTGCGAACGACGCCGTCGAACTGATCAAGATCCGGACACTGGCAGAAGCCGGCGTCCCTCTGGCTCGTATCCGGGATCTGAGAGCGGCAAGCGACGAGGAATTCCGGCAGGCGCTGGGAGAGATCGACGACGAACTCGGCGCCCGCATCCGCAGCCTGCAGGAAACACAGGGGCGGCTGCACCGGCTCGCCGCCGGGCGGCTGGTACCGCTCCCCGGCGAAGTCGTCGCCCATCTGGAGGACCTGGCCCGTTGGGGATTCACGCCTCGATGGGTGGACCTGCAACGCGACTTGTGGATCCTCGTGTTCGCCACCCACCCGGACCGTGCGATCACCCTGTTTCACGACCAGGCCCAGATCTTGGCCGACCCGGCGCTACGGCAGCTCTTCCTCGGCTACGACCACGCGCACGACCTCGACGCCGACGACCCGCGCCTCGACGACCTCGCCCGCCGTATCGCCGAGGCGAATCGGGAGCGCTACGGGCCCGACGAACGGCCCGGGCTGGATACGGGCTCCGAGATCCCCGCCCTCATCCAGGGCAGGGTCAACGCTTCGTCCCCGGCGTGGGAACGACTCGACTCGCTCATTCGCGCCCAACTGAACGCATGA